One Leopardus geoffroyi isolate Oge1 chromosome B1, O.geoffroyi_Oge1_pat1.0, whole genome shotgun sequence DNA window includes the following coding sequences:
- the DKK4 gene encoding dickkopf-related protein 4: protein MAVVVLLGLSWFCAPLSALVLDFNNIKSSADVHGARKGSQCLSDKDCSSRKFCLKPQDERPFCATCRGLRRRCQRNAMCCPGTLCMNDVCTTMEDATPILERQMDDQDDIETKGTTEHPIQENKPKRKPNIKKPQGGKGQEGERCLRTLDCGAGLCCARHFWTKICKPVLLEGQVCSRRGHKDTAQAPEIFQRCDCGPGLVCRNQVTGNQQHTRLRVCQKI from the exons ATGGCGGTGGTGGTCTTGCTGGGGCTCAGCTGGTTCTGTGCCCCCCTGAGTGCTCTGGTTTTGGACTTCAACAACATCAAGAGCTCTGCCGACGTGCACGGGGCTCGGAAG GGTTCACAGTGCTTGTCTGACAAGGACTGCAGTTCCAGAAAATTCTGCCTCAAGCCTCAAGATGAGAGACCATTCTGTGCTACATGTCGCGGGTTACGAAGGAGGTGCCAACGTAATGCCATGTGCTGCCCTGGAACACTGTGCATGAATG ATGTTTGTACTACAATGGAAGATGCAACCCCAATATTGGAAAGACAGATGGATGACCAagatgatatagaaacaaaaggaacaacTGAGCATCCAATTcaggaaaacaaacccaaaagaaagccaaatattAAGAAACCACAAGGCGGGAAGG GACAAGAGGGAGAAAGATGCCTTAGAACTTTGGACTGTGGAGCTGGACTCTGCTGTGCTCGTCATTTCTGGACTAAAATTTGTAAGCCAGTTCTATTGGAGGGACAGGTCTGCTCTAGGAGAGGGCATAAAGATACCGCTCAGGCTCCAGAAATCTTCCAGCGCTGTGACTGTGGTCCTGGACTAGTATGTCGAAATCAAGTGACCGGCAACCAACAACACACACGGTTAAGAGTATGCCAAAAAATCTAA